One segment of Herbaspirillum hiltneri N3 DNA contains the following:
- the mdcG gene encoding malonate decarboxylase holo-[acyl-carrier-protein] synthase, giving the protein MSSRSELSARHGLAWLNEAGWLDALARVADEHRFAVQRWRQHDWPAVIRRRDADCASGEICLGIALPPDRDGVKLRVALRVALQGVREMRAPLEIADVIEHAGSQWRDDLRVMHDQIAAQGLTIRVYGSLALQALTGLSYLRPASDIDVLFSPQDRLQLEHGVSLLQRHALRLPLDGEIAFPSGHAVAWKEWAQACGRSDNRVLVKHGSGVALQRVDELLAALEEHACAA; this is encoded by the coding sequence ATGTCAAGCCGCTCTGAATTGTCCGCCCGCCACGGACTGGCCTGGCTCAACGAGGCCGGTTGGCTCGATGCGCTCGCGCGCGTGGCCGATGAACATCGCTTCGCCGTGCAGCGCTGGCGGCAGCACGATTGGCCGGCGGTGATCCGTCGCCGTGATGCCGATTGCGCATCCGGCGAGATCTGTCTCGGCATTGCCTTGCCGCCTGATCGGGACGGCGTCAAATTGCGCGTGGCCTTGCGCGTCGCCCTGCAGGGCGTGCGGGAGATGCGTGCGCCGCTGGAGATTGCCGATGTTATCGAACATGCCGGATCGCAATGGCGGGATGATCTGCGCGTCATGCATGACCAGATCGCGGCGCAAGGACTGACGATTCGCGTGTACGGTTCGCTGGCTTTGCAGGCGCTCACCGGACTTTCCTATTTGCGCCCGGCGTCGGATATCGACGTGCTGTTTTCACCGCAGGACAGGTTGCAACTGGAGCATGGCGTGTCCTTGCTGCAGCGGCACGCCCTGCGCTTGCCGCTGGATGGCGAGATTGCCTTCCCCTCCGGCCATGCGGTGGCATGGAAAGAATGGGCGCAAGCCTGCGGCAGGTCCGACAACCGCGTGCTGGTCAAGCACGGCAGCGGCGTTGCCTTGCAGCGGGTGGATGAATTGCTGGCCGCACTGGAGGAGCACGCGTGCGCGGCGTAG